GAAGTGTTGCAACGTGAATGGCTTTCTGGGCTTTATCCTATGACGTGGGAAAATTTCGCTCATCCTCTATTCCATCGTCTGTTACAGCTCACTGCACAAGAGCTTGCTACGTATCATGAAATAGAAGAAGGAATGGAATATCGGCTCCTTGAATCGGTACGGCGATCAAAAACCGTTGCACAGATGATCAGCTCTGCTAAAAGTAAACGATATACGCAAAATCGCATTCAACGTATGTTGCTTAACGTGCTACTCGATGTGAAAAAAGACCAGATATCTGCTTTCAACCTCCGCCATGGCGCCTCATACGCCCGTGTACTTGGGTTCAGCCAGAAGGGAAGAGCATTACTTCAGCAGGCTAAACAAAAAAGTGCAATCCCCCTCTACACGAATGTAAGGGATGGATTGCACCCTATGCTTGATGTTGATATTCGCTCAAATGCTTTGTACCGTTTGGCTCATTCGACTCAAATCGAGCAGCCCTTTTTGGAAGAATATCGCCGGATTCCTTTACAAATCACACCTGAGTAAGAGAAGTCGTTTCTTTTACTCTGTTCCCTTTGGCTTTAGGTGCTGAAGGTATTGTAGTGCATCATCTACCGTTTTTACTGGAACAATCCGCATAGAGGTATGAATACGTTTCGCAGTTTCCACAGCTACTTCATAGTTTGACTTATCGCCGCTTGTATCGTTTGGCGCAAAGAAAATTTCTGCTCCTGCGGCATCAGCGGCGATAACCTTGTGATTGATGCCACCGATCCTTCCTACAGTACCATCGGAATTCATTTCACCCGTTCCAGCAATACGATAGCCACGCGTGATATCGATTTCTGGACGCAATTGATTATAGATTTCCAAGGTAAACATTAAGCCTGCGGACGGTCCACCAATATTATTAGCGGCAATCGTAATTTTCTTATCAAATAGGATGCGCTTTTGATCCTGCGGTGTAATACCAAACCCAGCTCGATGGGACGTTGCTCCATTATTTTCGGGTAATTGCGCCAGAATCAATTCCACCTGTTCTTGTTTTCCATCCCGTTTAAATTGTAGTTGGATAGCATCACCAGCCTTCTTACCTTCCAATAAGAGGAATAGATCATTCTTATTTTTAACCGGCTTGTTGTTCAGCGAGGTAATGACATCTCCCACCTTCAACACGTTTTTAGCTGGAAAGCCATCCATTACCGACAAGACTAAGACTCCTTGATCCTCCATTTTGACTGGATAGCCAGCTTTTTTCAGGGCGACCGCTTCTGCAACCTGCTGCGATCGCTGCATCACCAACAGCTCCCGTTTTGCATACTCCTCATCGCTTTCACCCTGCGCTGTAATAAATTTATCGGAAATGAGATCAGCATCCTTAGAAAATTGTACGTATAAATACGTTAAAGGTGTTGCTCGGGACATGCGTACAGTGGTCAGCATAAATGTACCCTTCTCATCCTTTACGCCGCCTTCTACGGTAATCATAGGCGAAAGCTCTTTAGCCGTCCCAGCACGCTGTACGTAATAAGGCATAGGTATATAGGTACTAATGACCATTAGAATCATAATGATCATAGCTACCAGGACGGCTA
The nucleotide sequence above comes from Brevibacillus laterosporus LMG 15441. Encoded proteins:
- a CDS encoding SepM family pheromone-processing serine protease, whose product is MQNENQSNEGLRRTNKRNVAVLVAMIIMILMVISTYIPMPYYVQRAGTAKELSPMITVEGGVKDEKGTFMLTTVRMSRATPLTYLYVQFSKDADLISDKFITAQGESDEEYAKRELLVMQRSQQVAEAVALKKAGYPVKMEDQGVLVLSVMDGFPAKNVLKVGDVITSLNNKPVKNKNDLFLLLEGKKAGDAIQLQFKRDGKQEQVELILAQLPENNGATSHRAGFGITPQDQKRILFDKKITIAANNIGGPSAGLMFTLEIYNQLRPEIDITRGYRIAGTGEMNSDGTVGRIGGINHKVIAADAAGAEIFFAPNDTSGDKSNYEVAVETAKRIHTSMRIVPVKTVDDALQYLQHLKPKGTE